One genomic segment of Acanthopagrus latus isolate v.2019 chromosome 14, fAcaLat1.1, whole genome shotgun sequence includes these proteins:
- the si:dkey-14d8.1 gene encoding gastrula zinc finger protein XlCGF48.2 isoform X2 has product MEKRSDTIGVGGGLPLGSLRLMASPLQLTYSFMWQVIRQRNVKLYGKVEEFVTMVTQTVPELMSYKQTAQLVLGLRARIILDLLHKDGLPDTKAIQMLINKLKVSASTGDSEVEKSQTNFMVLVQNLLKNPTERKRFFQEVFPVQYGTKFDTALQALTAGLVCKLEQLLPVPNLSQLGTMISTEPTVLEACGGFIPNSSDMKTLLLHQQAKGLLGVKATISSSVGDCVLSSLAFRTKPVEPPAPPKSPKPVEITPTETSPDPFSDTEDFGVMSDDSDSPAIPATGPQRRGRYSLKTADSSAVKEKSITAPAQTENSAKTGIQEQSATALQSRAEDGAQAAPEKPEGQRELPLKSIPFRVVQMPVKNASTIQNTGSAGSKDGQKPHTQRVTLHQWVSQIATNSLSLPALPPLPPARFSSRDDMKPSIRKKQVRPPADRFTCGVCDKTFPYQSKLMDHERIHTGEKPFICTACNKSFRTQAFLNNHLKTHSTVRPYACGQCGKCFTKLQTLTKHMLAHSGQKPFYCDICNKGFTQSTYFKRHMECHTSQMTFPCKHCSKSFPTAFKLSNHERWHTRDRPHMCERCGKRFLVPSLLKRHMGYHIGDRQYLCSQCGKTFVYLSDLKRHQQDHIPKAKIPCPVCQKKFSSKYCLRVHLRIHTRERPYRCSICEKTFTQVGNLKVHIRLHTNERPFSCDVCGKTYKLASHLNVHKRTHTCKKPWTCDTCGKGFSVPGLLKKHEQLHTRDANPDFTGKRRHRGKHKKHSLKRKYDEEDEGSDDY; this is encoded by the exons GTGTTGGAGGTGGCCTTCCTCTGGGCTCCCTGCGCTTGATGGCCTCCCCTCTGCAGCTGACCTACTCGTTCATGTGGCAGGTCATACGGCAGAGGAACGTCAAGCTGTACGGGAAAGTGGAGGAGTTTGTCACCATGGTGACGCAGACCGTTCCTGAACTCATGAGCTACAAGCAGACCGCACAGCTCGTCTTGGGGTTGAGAGCGAGG ATCATTTTGGATTTGCTTCACAAAGACGGCCTACCAGATACTAAGGCTATTCAGATGCTCATAAACAAGTTGAAAGTGTCTGCATCTACGGGG GACTCAGAAGTGGAGAAATCTCAAACAAACTTCATGGTGCTGGTCCAGAATCTGCTGAAAAACCCCACAGAAAGGAAACGCTTCTTCCAG gaAGTGTTCCCTGTTCAGTATGGCACAAAGTTCGATACCGCGCTGCAGGCTCTGACTGCAGGTCTTGTGTGCAAGCTGGAGCAACTTCTTCCTGTTCCTAATCTCTCCCAG CTTGGTACCATGATCTCAACAGAGCCCACTGTCCTGGAGGCATGTGGAGGCTTCATCCCTAACTCCAGCGACATGAAGACTCTCCTCTTACACCAGCAGGCCAAGGGACTCCTTGGTGTTAAAG caaCCATTTCATCCTCAGTAGGCGACTGTGTGCTCTCTTCACTCGCCTTCCGTACCAAACCAGTagaaccaccagcaccaccaaaATCACCAAAGCCAGTAGAGATCACCCCCACTGAAACAAGCCCAGACCCCTTCAGTGATACTGAAGACTTCGGAGTGATGTCAGATGACTCTGACAGCCCAGCAATCCCTGCTACTGGACCACAGAGAAGAGGGCGGTACAGTCTTAAAACAGCTGATAGCAGTGCTGTGAAAGAAAAGAGTATCACAGCACCTGCTCAGACAGAGAATTCAGCAAAGACTGGTATACAAGAACAGTCTGCCACAGCTCTACAAAGCAGAGCAGAAGATGGAGCACAAGCGGCTCCAGAAAAACCAGAAGGACAGCGGGAGCTGCCCTTGAAATCAATCCCTTTCAGGGTAGTTCAAATGCCAGTCAAAAATGCCTCCACCATACAAAATACAGGCAGCGCAGGATCAAAAGACGGCCAAAAACCCCATACTCAGCGAGTCACACTGCATCAGTGGGTGTCACAGATTGCCACCAATTCGCTCTCTCTTCCAGCCCTGCCACCACTTCCTCCAGCCAGGTTCAGCTCAAGGGATGACATGAAGCCAAGCATAAGGAAAAAGCAAGTTAGACCTCCAGCTGACAGATTCACTTGCGGTGTGTGCGATAAGACCTTCCCTTACCAGTCCAAGCTGATGGATCATGAGCGCATTCATACGGGAGAAAAGCCATTTATTTGCACGGCATGTAACAAAAGTTTCAGAACACAGGCGTTCCTCAACAACCACCTGAAGACCCACAGCACTGTGCGCCCTTACGCTTGTGGACAGTGCGGGAAATGTTTCACCAAATTGCAGACCTTGACGAAGCACATGCTGGCCCACAGCGGCCAAAAGCCCTTCTACTGCGACATCTGTAACAAGGGATTCACACAGTCCACGTACTTCAAGAGACACATGGAGTGCCACACGAGCCAGATGACGTTCCCCTGCAAGCACTGCAGCAAAAGCTTCCCGACGGCTTTCAAGCTGTCGAACCACGAGCGCTGGCACACCAGAGATCGTCCTCACATGTGCGAGCGTTGCGGGAAGAGATTCCTCGTCCCCAGCTTGTTGAAGAGACATATGGGCTACCACATCGGTGATCGCCAGTACCTCTGCTCCCAGTGCGGAAAGACCTTCGTCTACTTGTCTGACTTGAAGAGGCACCAGCAAGACCACATACCCAAAGCAAAGATCCCGTGCCCCGTCTGCCAAAAGAAGTTCTCTAGCAAGTACTGCCTGAGGGTTCACCTGAGGATTCACACCAGGGAGAGACCCTATCGGTGCTCCATATGCGAGAAGACCTTCACTCAAGTCGGGAATCTCAAGGTCCACATAAGGTTACACACTAACGAGCGGCCGTTCAGCTGCGATGTGTGCGGCAAGACCTACAAGCTGGCGTCCCATCTGAACGTCCACAAAAGGACTCACACGTGCAAGAAGCCCTGGACGTGTGACACATGCGGGAAGGGATTCTCCGTCCCCGGCCTCCTTAAGAAGCACGAGCAGCTGCATACGAGGGATGCTAACCCTGACTTCACCGGGAAACGGAGACACAGGGGGAAGCACAAGAAGCACTCCCTCAAGAGGAAGTATGACGAGGAAGACGAGGGCAGCGATGATTATTAA
- the si:dkey-14d8.1 gene encoding gastrula zinc finger protein XlCGF48.2 isoform X1, translated as MEKRSDTIGVGGGLPLGSLRLMASPLQLTYSFMWQVIRQRNVKLYGKVEEFVTMVTQTVPELMSYKQTAQLVLGLRARIILDLLHKDGLPDTKAIQMLINKLKVSASTGKDSEVEKSQTNFMVLVQNLLKNPTERKRFFQEVFPVQYGTKFDTALQALTAGLVCKLEQLLPVPNLSQLGTMISTEPTVLEACGGFIPNSSDMKTLLLHQQAKGLLGVKATISSSVGDCVLSSLAFRTKPVEPPAPPKSPKPVEITPTETSPDPFSDTEDFGVMSDDSDSPAIPATGPQRRGRYSLKTADSSAVKEKSITAPAQTENSAKTGIQEQSATALQSRAEDGAQAAPEKPEGQRELPLKSIPFRVVQMPVKNASTIQNTGSAGSKDGQKPHTQRVTLHQWVSQIATNSLSLPALPPLPPARFSSRDDMKPSIRKKQVRPPADRFTCGVCDKTFPYQSKLMDHERIHTGEKPFICTACNKSFRTQAFLNNHLKTHSTVRPYACGQCGKCFTKLQTLTKHMLAHSGQKPFYCDICNKGFTQSTYFKRHMECHTSQMTFPCKHCSKSFPTAFKLSNHERWHTRDRPHMCERCGKRFLVPSLLKRHMGYHIGDRQYLCSQCGKTFVYLSDLKRHQQDHIPKAKIPCPVCQKKFSSKYCLRVHLRIHTRERPYRCSICEKTFTQVGNLKVHIRLHTNERPFSCDVCGKTYKLASHLNVHKRTHTCKKPWTCDTCGKGFSVPGLLKKHEQLHTRDANPDFTGKRRHRGKHKKHSLKRKYDEEDEGSDDY; from the exons GTGTTGGAGGTGGCCTTCCTCTGGGCTCCCTGCGCTTGATGGCCTCCCCTCTGCAGCTGACCTACTCGTTCATGTGGCAGGTCATACGGCAGAGGAACGTCAAGCTGTACGGGAAAGTGGAGGAGTTTGTCACCATGGTGACGCAGACCGTTCCTGAACTCATGAGCTACAAGCAGACCGCACAGCTCGTCTTGGGGTTGAGAGCGAGG ATCATTTTGGATTTGCTTCACAAAGACGGCCTACCAGATACTAAGGCTATTCAGATGCTCATAAACAAGTTGAAAGTGTCTGCATCTACGGGG AAGGACTCAGAAGTGGAGAAATCTCAAACAAACTTCATGGTGCTGGTCCAGAATCTGCTGAAAAACCCCACAGAAAGGAAACGCTTCTTCCAG gaAGTGTTCCCTGTTCAGTATGGCACAAAGTTCGATACCGCGCTGCAGGCTCTGACTGCAGGTCTTGTGTGCAAGCTGGAGCAACTTCTTCCTGTTCCTAATCTCTCCCAG CTTGGTACCATGATCTCAACAGAGCCCACTGTCCTGGAGGCATGTGGAGGCTTCATCCCTAACTCCAGCGACATGAAGACTCTCCTCTTACACCAGCAGGCCAAGGGACTCCTTGGTGTTAAAG caaCCATTTCATCCTCAGTAGGCGACTGTGTGCTCTCTTCACTCGCCTTCCGTACCAAACCAGTagaaccaccagcaccaccaaaATCACCAAAGCCAGTAGAGATCACCCCCACTGAAACAAGCCCAGACCCCTTCAGTGATACTGAAGACTTCGGAGTGATGTCAGATGACTCTGACAGCCCAGCAATCCCTGCTACTGGACCACAGAGAAGAGGGCGGTACAGTCTTAAAACAGCTGATAGCAGTGCTGTGAAAGAAAAGAGTATCACAGCACCTGCTCAGACAGAGAATTCAGCAAAGACTGGTATACAAGAACAGTCTGCCACAGCTCTACAAAGCAGAGCAGAAGATGGAGCACAAGCGGCTCCAGAAAAACCAGAAGGACAGCGGGAGCTGCCCTTGAAATCAATCCCTTTCAGGGTAGTTCAAATGCCAGTCAAAAATGCCTCCACCATACAAAATACAGGCAGCGCAGGATCAAAAGACGGCCAAAAACCCCATACTCAGCGAGTCACACTGCATCAGTGGGTGTCACAGATTGCCACCAATTCGCTCTCTCTTCCAGCCCTGCCACCACTTCCTCCAGCCAGGTTCAGCTCAAGGGATGACATGAAGCCAAGCATAAGGAAAAAGCAAGTTAGACCTCCAGCTGACAGATTCACTTGCGGTGTGTGCGATAAGACCTTCCCTTACCAGTCCAAGCTGATGGATCATGAGCGCATTCATACGGGAGAAAAGCCATTTATTTGCACGGCATGTAACAAAAGTTTCAGAACACAGGCGTTCCTCAACAACCACCTGAAGACCCACAGCACTGTGCGCCCTTACGCTTGTGGACAGTGCGGGAAATGTTTCACCAAATTGCAGACCTTGACGAAGCACATGCTGGCCCACAGCGGCCAAAAGCCCTTCTACTGCGACATCTGTAACAAGGGATTCACACAGTCCACGTACTTCAAGAGACACATGGAGTGCCACACGAGCCAGATGACGTTCCCCTGCAAGCACTGCAGCAAAAGCTTCCCGACGGCTTTCAAGCTGTCGAACCACGAGCGCTGGCACACCAGAGATCGTCCTCACATGTGCGAGCGTTGCGGGAAGAGATTCCTCGTCCCCAGCTTGTTGAAGAGACATATGGGCTACCACATCGGTGATCGCCAGTACCTCTGCTCCCAGTGCGGAAAGACCTTCGTCTACTTGTCTGACTTGAAGAGGCACCAGCAAGACCACATACCCAAAGCAAAGATCCCGTGCCCCGTCTGCCAAAAGAAGTTCTCTAGCAAGTACTGCCTGAGGGTTCACCTGAGGATTCACACCAGGGAGAGACCCTATCGGTGCTCCATATGCGAGAAGACCTTCACTCAAGTCGGGAATCTCAAGGTCCACATAAGGTTACACACTAACGAGCGGCCGTTCAGCTGCGATGTGTGCGGCAAGACCTACAAGCTGGCGTCCCATCTGAACGTCCACAAAAGGACTCACACGTGCAAGAAGCCCTGGACGTGTGACACATGCGGGAAGGGATTCTCCGTCCCCGGCCTCCTTAAGAAGCACGAGCAGCTGCATACGAGGGATGCTAACCCTGACTTCACCGGGAAACGGAGACACAGGGGGAAGCACAAGAAGCACTCCCTCAAGAGGAAGTATGACGAGGAAGACGAGGGCAGCGATGATTATTAA